A genomic stretch from Aminobacter aminovorans includes:
- a CDS encoding mechanosensitive ion channel family protein encodes MFFSAVRRIAATLFIFTAVLVANAAAQDADLGKAPAGVVSDQQEVIASITARTDALQKKMEQSAEDDAGLVDIRLQLEQLSRDLLQSGVAFRPRLTEINARLEQLGKPPADGQPAEPAVVTSEREKLNAEKTEINAVLGVAENLSIRIDKLISQITEIRRSLFQNLLTKRYQINFALGSEVADAFKTEINDLYRTVSSWVRFVVSFKLKSMLAATFFALGAAAVIIIGGRRMFGRMFEPDGRVEEPSYLSRLSVAFWSTFMQSAALVVFLGVTYYLFAYFEVLRGDIGAMLWSLFYVIAIVFFVSRLGMAVLSPRLPKWRLIPVESGAARWLMLLITATALFTGLDYFLSSVYQVLGSPVALTVGEALTSTVVIGVLVMLIGLVKPFIDEDGRPKPWPRLFRYIVLTLGGVTIAAALLGYIGLARFVSQQIVITGTILATMYIGFLSSQAINEEDAFIKTTVGRRIKRMFTLDDATLDQLGLVTSMVINLIVLIVGVPLILFTWGFQPGDMITWLYRIGSGFQIGSFTFSPAGLLSGVMVFAIGYFVTRWFQGWLDGSVMARGKVDAGVRNSIRLAVGYAGVAIAGLIAVSAAGIDLSNLALVAGALSLGIGFGLQNVVSNFVSGLILLAERPFKVGDWIVAGAVSGTVKKISVRATEIETFQRQSVILPNSDLINSAVGNWTHRNKLGRVDIKIGVAYDSDAKRAHEIMLDIVRSHPMVLKNPEPFVLFANFGPAALEFEMRFFLADLLGSNTVQNDIRFGVLEAFERENIAIPSTARAHDVKPAEKWPADDEQVEAQVAELEEARSKRAAQAAAGRKPGRPRKPDPE; translated from the coding sequence ATGTTTTTTTCCGCAGTCCGGCGCATCGCTGCCACCCTGTTCATCTTCACAGCCGTGCTTGTGGCAAACGCCGCAGCGCAGGATGCCGATCTCGGCAAGGCGCCGGCCGGCGTGGTGTCCGACCAGCAGGAGGTCATCGCCAGCATCACCGCCAGGACGGATGCGCTGCAGAAGAAGATGGAGCAGAGCGCCGAGGACGATGCCGGTCTCGTCGACATCCGCCTGCAGCTCGAGCAGCTGTCGCGCGACCTGTTGCAAAGCGGCGTCGCTTTTCGTCCGCGCCTGACCGAAATCAACGCCCGGCTGGAACAGCTCGGCAAGCCGCCGGCCGACGGCCAACCGGCCGAGCCCGCTGTCGTGACCAGCGAGCGCGAGAAGCTGAACGCAGAGAAGACCGAGATCAATGCCGTGCTCGGCGTTGCCGAGAACCTGTCGATCCGCATTGACAAGCTGATCAGCCAGATCACCGAGATCCGCCGCAGCCTGTTCCAGAACCTGTTGACCAAGCGCTACCAGATTAATTTCGCGCTGGGCTCCGAGGTGGCCGACGCCTTCAAGACGGAGATTAACGACCTTTACCGGACGGTCTCGTCCTGGGTTCGTTTCGTCGTCAGCTTCAAGCTCAAGTCGATGCTGGCGGCCACGTTCTTCGCCCTGGGTGCGGCGGCGGTCATCATCATCGGCGGCCGGCGCATGTTCGGACGGATGTTCGAGCCTGACGGCCGGGTTGAGGAGCCATCCTATCTCAGCAGGCTGTCGGTCGCGTTCTGGTCGACCTTCATGCAGTCGGCGGCGCTCGTCGTCTTCCTTGGCGTCACCTACTATCTGTTCGCCTATTTCGAGGTGCTGCGCGGCGACATCGGCGCCATGTTGTGGTCGCTGTTCTACGTCATCGCCATCGTGTTCTTCGTTTCGCGCCTCGGCATGGCCGTGCTGTCGCCCAGGCTGCCCAAGTGGCGGCTTATACCGGTCGAAAGCGGCGCTGCGCGCTGGCTGATGCTGCTGATCACAGCGACCGCTCTGTTTACCGGCCTCGATTACTTCCTGAGCTCGGTCTATCAGGTACTCGGCTCGCCGGTTGCGTTGACCGTCGGCGAGGCGCTGACTTCGACCGTAGTGATCGGCGTGCTGGTCATGCTGATCGGCTTGGTCAAGCCGTTCATCGATGAGGACGGACGGCCGAAGCCCTGGCCGCGTCTGTTCCGCTACATCGTGCTCACGCTGGGCGGGGTCACCATTGCCGCGGCACTGTTGGGCTATATCGGGCTTGCGCGCTTCGTGTCGCAGCAGATCGTCATTACCGGCACGATCCTCGCGACCATGTATATCGGCTTCCTGTCTTCGCAGGCGATCAACGAGGAAGACGCCTTCATCAAGACGACGGTCGGCCGTCGCATCAAGCGGATGTTCACGCTCGACGATGCGACGCTCGATCAGCTCGGCCTCGTCACCAGCATGGTCATCAATCTGATCGTGCTGATCGTCGGTGTGCCGCTGATCCTGTTTACCTGGGGATTTCAGCCCGGCGACATGATCACATGGCTGTATCGTATCGGCTCGGGCTTCCAGATCGGCAGTTTCACCTTCTCGCCCGCCGGCCTGCTTTCCGGCGTCATGGTATTTGCCATCGGCTATTTCGTGACACGCTGGTTCCAGGGCTGGCTCGACGGCTCGGTCATGGCACGTGGCAAGGTCGACGCCGGCGTGCGCAATTCCATACGCCTCGCCGTCGGCTATGCCGGCGTGGCGATAGCCGGTTTGATCGCCGTGTCTGCGGCCGGCATCGATCTTTCCAACCTGGCGCTTGTTGCCGGTGCGCTCTCCCTCGGTATCGGTTTCGGCTTGCAGAACGTCGTGTCGAACTTCGTTTCCGGCCTGATCCTGCTGGCCGAGCGTCCGTTCAAGGTCGGCGACTGGATCGTCGCGGGCGCCGTGTCGGGCACGGTCAAGAAGATCAGCGTGCGCGCCACCGAGATCGAGACCTTCCAGCGCCAGTCGGTGATCCTGCCCAATTCGGACCTGATCAACAGCGCCGTCGGCAACTGGACCCACCGCAACAAGCTGGGCCGCGTCGACATCAAGATCGGCGTTGCCTATGATTCAGACGCCAAGCGCGCCCACGAGATCATGCTCGACATCGTGCGCTCGCATCCGATGGTGCTGAAGAACCCGGAGCCGTTCGTGCTTTTCGCCAATTTCGGCCCGGCAGCGCTGGAATTCGAAATGCGGTTCTTCCTGGCTGATCTGCTCGGCAGCAATACTGTCCAGAACGATATCCGCTTCGGCGTGCTGGAAGCATTCGAGCGCGAAAACATCGCCATCCCGTCGACGGCGCGGGCGCATGACGTCAAGCCGGCGGAAAAGTGGCCTGCCGACGACGAACAAGTCGAGGCACAGGTGGCTGAACTCGAGGAAGCGCGCAGCAAACGCGCCGCACAAGCCGCAGCCGGCCGCAAGCCCGGCAGGCCCAGGAAGCCGGATCCGGAGTGA
- a CDS encoding VOC family protein gives MKQNVVLRVARPTNDLEATVRFYRDGLGLDELARFENHDGFDGLMLGKAGDAHHFEFTHAHGHDAGRAPTQDNLVVFYLPDSDDWQAAVSRMKVHGHQPVPSFNPYWDRRGVTFEDGDGYRVVLQNAGWAS, from the coding sequence ATGAAACAGAACGTCGTCCTGCGCGTAGCGCGGCCCACCAACGACCTCGAGGCCACCGTCCGTTTCTACCGCGACGGGCTCGGGCTCGATGAACTCGCCCGCTTCGAGAATCATGACGGTTTCGATGGCTTGATGCTCGGCAAGGCCGGCGACGCGCATCATTTCGAGTTCACCCATGCCCATGGCCATGACGCCGGCAGGGCGCCGACGCAGGACAATCTCGTCGTGTTCTATTTGCCCGACAGCGACGACTGGCAGGCGGCGGTCTCGCGGATGAAGGTGCATGGCCATCAGCCGGTGCCGTCCTTCAATCCCTACTGGGACAGGCGGGGCGTGACCTTCGAGGACGGTGATGGTTACCGCGTCGTGCTGCAGAATGCGGGCTGGGCATCATGA
- the soxG gene encoding sarcosine oxidase subunit gamma family protein — MVEQLSPLEPVFRPGSHGNFVDGVGVTLSEIAPGSIVQLAAWPGEEKKLMATIGSVTGLKLADGAGAGASSERCCAFGFAPGKFLVSDASEGLATAFAGKVTAAMGTITDLSHGRTAIRIGGPKSEWVLAKLFAVDFALAAFPQGSGTSTTHHDVFTQIQRSGPDSFDLYVFRSFARSFWKMLCHASEDVGYEVR; from the coding sequence ATGGTTGAGCAGCTTTCACCGCTCGAACCGGTATTCCGGCCCGGCTCGCATGGCAATTTCGTCGACGGCGTCGGCGTAACCTTGTCCGAGATCGCACCCGGCTCGATTGTCCAGCTTGCCGCCTGGCCGGGCGAGGAAAAGAAGCTGATGGCAACGATCGGTTCGGTCACCGGCCTCAAGCTGGCCGACGGCGCAGGCGCCGGCGCGTCGTCCGAGCGCTGTTGCGCCTTCGGCTTCGCTCCGGGAAAGTTCCTGGTATCAGACGCTTCGGAAGGACTTGCCACAGCCTTTGCCGGCAAGGTCACCGCAGCGATGGGCACGATCACCGACCTGTCGCATGGACGCACGGCGATCAGAATCGGCGGCCCGAAATCGGAATGGGTGCTGGCCAAGCTCTTCGCCGTCGACTTTGCGCTGGCCGCCTTTCCCCAGGGTTCCGGCACCTCGACCACCCATCACGACGTCTTCACCCAGATCCAGCGCAGCGGCCCCGACAGCTTCGACCTCTACGTCTTCCGCTCCTTCGCCCGCTCCTTCTGGAAAATGCTTTGCCATGCATCCGAAGACGTCGGCTACGAGGTCAGATAA
- a CDS encoding sarcosine oxidase subunit delta: MLITCPYCGPRDVSEFAYQGDGNRSRPDPASTDAEAWSAYVYDRLNPAGIHNEIWQHAGGCRAHLAVVRDTLTHEIKSVRFAREHGAPPHGRRTSGAKA, encoded by the coding sequence ATGTTGATCACCTGCCCCTATTGCGGCCCGCGCGACGTTTCCGAATTCGCCTATCAGGGCGACGGCAACCGCAGCCGTCCCGATCCCGCTTCGACCGATGCCGAGGCGTGGAGCGCCTATGTCTATGACCGCCTCAACCCGGCCGGCATCCACAACGAGATCTGGCAACACGCCGGCGGCTGCCGCGCCCATCTCGCCGTCGTCCGCGACACGCTCACCCATGAAATCAAGAGCGTGCGTTTTGCCCGCGAACATGGCGCGCCGCCCCACGGCCGCCGCACATCCGGAGCCAAGGCATGA
- a CDS encoding DMT family transporter, with protein MPNLGSSLLAAALVAGAAIPFQAGANAMLGRLLGHPLWATMVSLAVSVALAVPVMLAFKVPVPSFATAAATGPWWIWIGGAAGVVYVTAALLLAPKMGAASFVVAVIGGQMMASLVIDHFGLMGFVQRPAGLARVAGLVLIVMGLVVTQWASAAKAG; from the coding sequence ATGCCGAACCTAGGTTCATCCCTGCTCGCCGCAGCGCTGGTCGCCGGCGCCGCCATCCCGTTTCAGGCCGGTGCCAACGCCATGCTCGGGCGGCTGCTCGGCCATCCGCTCTGGGCGACGATGGTCTCGCTGGCCGTCAGCGTGGCCCTGGCCGTACCAGTCATGCTGGCGTTCAAGGTCCCAGTGCCGAGCTTTGCAACCGCCGCAGCCACTGGGCCCTGGTGGATCTGGATCGGCGGCGCCGCGGGCGTGGTCTATGTCACGGCGGCGCTGCTGCTGGCGCCGAAGATGGGGGCGGCGAGCTTCGTCGTCGCCGTCATCGGCGGGCAGATGATGGCGTCGCTCGTCATCGATCATTTCGGGCTGATGGGGTTCGTGCAGCGCCCGGCCGGTCTCGCCAGGGTTGCGGGTCTGGTGCTGATCGTCATGGGGCTCGTCGTCACCCAGTGGGCAAGTGCGGCGAAGGCAGGCTAG
- a CDS encoding sarcosine oxidase subunit beta family protein, whose protein sequence is MAEYSAFSLLKNALSGNRDWKPAWRKPSPKASYDVVIIGGGGHGLSTAYYLAKEFGITNVAVLEKGYLGSGNVGRNTTAVRSNYLLPQNTRFYEHSMKMWENLSHDLNYNVMFSQRGVLNLAHTPGQLDDLARKGNAMRHLGVDAELMTPAEIGRRVPGLDMSQRARFPIYGGLMQERAGTARHDAVAWGYARGADRRGVDIIENCEVTGFLRDGDRVIGVSTSRGEIRARKVAVAVAGSTGRVMQLAGIDRMPIESHVLQAFVSESLKPFLDTVLTFGMGHFYVGQSDKGGLVYGGDLDGYNSYAQRGSLPIVEEVMSEMLALFPSLAPVRVLRSWGGVCDMSMDGSPIITTGPLPGMYLNCGWCYGGFKATPASGFCFAHTIAKDAPHEFNAPFTLDRFSRGTVIDDKGQGPTPRMH, encoded by the coding sequence ATGGCGGAATATTCGGCCTTTTCGCTTCTCAAGAACGCGCTCAGCGGTAACCGCGACTGGAAGCCGGCATGGCGCAAGCCGAGCCCCAAGGCATCGTATGACGTCGTCATCATCGGCGGCGGCGGCCATGGATTGTCGACCGCCTACTACCTCGCCAAGGAGTTCGGCATCACCAACGTTGCCGTGCTGGAAAAGGGCTATCTCGGCTCCGGCAATGTCGGCCGCAACACCACCGCCGTCCGCTCCAACTACCTGTTGCCGCAGAACACACGCTTCTACGAACACTCGATGAAGATGTGGGAGAACCTTTCCCACGACCTCAACTACAACGTCATGTTCTCGCAGCGCGGCGTGCTCAACCTGGCGCACACGCCGGGCCAGCTCGACGACCTCGCCCGCAAGGGCAACGCCATGCGCCATCTCGGCGTCGACGCCGAGCTGATGACGCCGGCCGAGATCGGTCGCCGCGTCCCCGGGCTCGACATGTCGCAGCGGGCACGTTTCCCGATCTATGGCGGGCTGATGCAGGAACGCGCGGGTACTGCCCGCCACGATGCCGTTGCCTGGGGTTATGCCCGGGGTGCCGACCGCCGCGGCGTCGATATCATCGAGAATTGCGAAGTCACAGGCTTCCTGCGTGACGGCGACCGGGTCATCGGCGTCTCGACAAGTCGCGGCGAGATTCGTGCCAGGAAGGTCGCCGTTGCCGTGGCCGGCAGCACCGGGCGGGTAATGCAACTCGCCGGCATCGACCGCATGCCGATCGAGAGCCACGTCCTCCAGGCCTTCGTCTCGGAATCGCTCAAGCCGTTCCTCGACACCGTGCTGACCTTCGGCATGGGCCACTTCTATGTCGGTCAGTCCGACAAGGGCGGCCTAGTCTATGGCGGTGACCTCGACGGCTACAATTCCTATGCCCAGCGCGGCAGCCTGCCCATCGTCGAGGAAGTGATGAGCGAGATGCTGGCGCTGTTCCCTTCGCTGGCACCCGTGCGCGTGCTGCGCTCATGGGGTGGGGTCTGCGACATGTCGATGGATGGCTCGCCGATCATCACCACCGGCCCCTTGCCCGGCATGTATCTCAATTGCGGCTGGTGTTACGGCGGCTTCAAGGCAACGCCGGCTTCCGGCTTCTGCTTTGCCCACACCATCGCCAAGGACGCGCCGCACGAGTTCAACGCGCCCTTCACGCTCGACCGTTTCAGCCGTGGCACCGTCATCGACGACAAGGGCCAGGGTCCGACGCCGCGAATGCACTAG
- a CDS encoding sarcosine oxidase subunit alpha family protein encodes MSPRRTPSGGRIDRLRTIRFTFDGTAYTGHQGDTLASALLANGVSLFGRSFKYHRPRGVLTSGVDEPNALVTVLRGEVREPNIPATMVEIHDGLTAVSQNRFPSLAYDVSAINQLGGKFISAGFYYKTFMGPVIGPLKGTRFWMLCEKIIRRAAGLGRAGHAPDPSRYERMNAFCDVLVVGSGPAGLAAAHEAAQSGAQVILAELDPCFGGSANWSGETIDGEPAATWASDVVGELKTHDNVRLLKRTTVWGYYDGNTLAAVERVSDHKDTPAKGAPRHRHWTIRARNVVLATGAFERPLVFPGNDRPGVMMASAAMRYANQYGVLAGEKIAVLANNDSAYRAAAALAKAGARIVAIADLRSDVSAACRTLASEAGAELLAGHAVIGTEGGKKLSGVKLAPFSAASGVSKGNARDIGADCLVVSGGWSPTIHLASQAGARPVWSDDLQAFLPPETGKGWIGAGAFNGTFSTAEVISEGFSAGRKAAGQPALETATLPHVEPAPLDPNPAPVFEIKAKGKAFVDLQHDVTADDVRLAHLEGFVSVEHLKRYTTLGMATDQGKGSNVPGLAIMAEALGKPIPEVGTTRFRPPYAPVSVGALAAERFGDLKPDRLTPMHDWHLENGATMYSAGLWFRPMIYGGPGETIEQAYVREAGATRETAGIVDVSTLGKIAVQGPDAAEFLDRIYSNVFSTLPVGKARYGLMLREDGLVFDDGTTWRLGEHDFLMTTTTANAGKVMQHLEYFLDVVWPDLKVHLTSVTDQWAGAAIGGPKARDILAACVTGTRVDNEALPFMGIVHGEISGAPVMICRLSFSGEMAFEVYSGAGHGTHAWEALIEAGKPFGMVPYGLEALGTMRIEKGHVTGAEIDGRTSARDLHLGWMLSKKKPFIGSAMMDREGLAASGRLELVGLISLDNRPLSGGAHIVEEVDAANPHGSLGHITAACFSPALGKYIALALVSGGKARHGKRAHISDPLRNRFGPVEIVSHHFFDPEGKRMHG; translated from the coding sequence ATGAGCCCGCGCCGCACACCGTCGGGTGGCCGCATCGACCGGCTGCGGACCATCCGCTTCACCTTCGACGGCACCGCCTATACCGGCCACCAGGGCGATACGCTGGCCTCGGCGCTGCTTGCCAATGGGGTTTCGCTGTTCGGCCGCTCATTCAAGTACCACCGTCCGCGCGGCGTGCTGACATCAGGCGTCGATGAGCCGAACGCGCTGGTGACGGTGCTGCGCGGCGAGGTCCGCGAACCGAACATTCCCGCCACGATGGTCGAGATCCATGACGGCCTCACCGCCGTCAGCCAGAACCGCTTTCCCTCGCTCGCCTACGACGTCAGCGCCATCAACCAGCTCGGCGGCAAGTTCATCTCCGCCGGCTTCTACTACAAGACCTTCATGGGACCGGTGATCGGCCCGCTCAAGGGCACCCGGTTCTGGATGCTCTGCGAAAAGATCATCCGCCGCGCCGCCGGCCTCGGCCGCGCCGGCCACGCGCCCGATCCGTCGCGTTATGAGCGCATGAACGCCTTCTGCGACGTGCTTGTCGTCGGCTCCGGGCCCGCCGGCCTTGCCGCCGCGCACGAGGCTGCACAGTCGGGCGCTCAGGTCATCCTGGCTGAGCTCGATCCATGCTTCGGCGGCTCGGCCAATTGGTCGGGCGAGACGATCGACGGCGAGCCCGCCGCAACCTGGGCCTCCGACGTCGTCGGCGAACTCAAGACCCATGACAATGTCCGCCTGCTCAAGCGCACCACCGTCTGGGGCTATTATGACGGCAACACGCTGGCCGCCGTCGAACGTGTCAGCGACCACAAGGACACGCCCGCCAAGGGTGCGCCGCGCCATCGCCACTGGACCATCCGGGCAAGAAACGTCGTGCTCGCCACCGGTGCCTTCGAACGGCCACTTGTGTTCCCCGGCAACGACCGGCCGGGCGTGATGATGGCCAGCGCCGCGATGCGCTATGCCAACCAGTACGGCGTGCTGGCTGGCGAAAAGATCGCCGTTCTGGCCAACAACGACAGCGCCTATCGCGCAGCCGCGGCTCTAGCCAAGGCTGGAGCCAGGATCGTCGCCATCGCCGACCTGCGCTCCGACGTCTCCGCGGCCTGCCGCACGCTTGCATCAGAGGCCGGCGCCGAACTTTTGGCCGGCCATGCGGTGATCGGCACCGAAGGCGGCAAGAAGCTCTCCGGTGTCAAGCTGGCCCCATTCTCCGCCGCATCGGGTGTCTCCAAGGGCAACGCGCGCGACATCGGCGCCGACTGCCTAGTCGTTTCGGGCGGCTGGTCGCCGACCATCCACCTCGCCAGCCAGGCCGGGGCGCGGCCGGTCTGGAGCGACGACCTGCAGGCCTTCCTGCCGCCGGAAACCGGCAAGGGCTGGATCGGCGCCGGCGCCTTCAACGGAACCTTCTCGACGGCCGAAGTCATCTCCGAAGGCTTTTCCGCCGGCCGCAAGGCGGCAGGCCAGCCGGCGCTCGAAACCGCCACCCTGCCCCACGTCGAACCCGCGCCGCTCGACCCCAACCCGGCGCCGGTCTTCGAGATCAAGGCCAAGGGCAAGGCCTTCGTCGACCTCCAGCACGACGTGACGGCTGACGATGTCCGCCTCGCACACCTCGAAGGTTTCGTCTCGGTCGAGCATCTCAAGCGCTACACCACCCTCGGCATGGCCACCGACCAGGGCAAAGGCTCCAACGTGCCCGGCCTCGCCATCATGGCCGAAGCCCTGGGCAAGCCGATCCCCGAGGTCGGCACGACGCGCTTCCGCCCGCCATACGCACCTGTCTCCGTCGGCGCGCTTGCCGCCGAGCGTTTCGGCGACCTCAAGCCTGACCGGCTGACCCCGATGCATGACTGGCATCTGGAAAACGGCGCGACGATGTATTCGGCCGGCCTGTGGTTCCGCCCGATGATCTATGGCGGCCCCGGCGAGACGATCGAGCAGGCCTATGTCAGGGAAGCGGGAGCGACCCGCGAAACGGCGGGCATCGTCGACGTCTCGACGCTCGGCAAGATCGCCGTCCAGGGACCGGATGCCGCAGAGTTCCTCGACCGCATCTATTCCAACGTCTTTTCGACCTTGCCCGTCGGCAAGGCGCGCTACGGCCTGATGCTGCGCGAGGACGGCCTCGTCTTCGACGACGGCACCACCTGGCGGCTTGGCGAACACGACTTCCTGATGACCACGACCACGGCCAATGCCGGCAAGGTCATGCAGCACCTCGAATATTTCCTCGACGTCGTCTGGCCGGATCTCAAGGTTCACCTGACCTCCGTCACCGATCAGTGGGCCGGCGCGGCGATCGGCGGCCCAAAGGCGCGGGACATCCTCGCTGCCTGCGTCACCGGCACCAGGGTCGACAACGAGGCCCTGCCCTTCATGGGCATCGTCCATGGCGAGATTTCGGGCGCACCGGTGATGATCTGCCGGCTCTCCTTTTCAGGCGAGATGGCCTTCGAGGTATATTCCGGTGCCGGTCACGGCACCCATGCCTGGGAAGCGCTGATCGAGGCCGGCAAACCTTTCGGCATGGTTCCCTACGGGCTCGAGGCCCTCGGCACGATGCGCATCGAAAAAGGCCACGTCACCGGTGCCGAGATCGACGGCCGCACCTCGGCACGCGACCTCCATCTCGGCTGGATGCTGTCCAAGAAAAAACCCTTCATCGGCTCGGCGATGATGGACCGCGAAGGACTTGCCGCCTCGGGCAGGCTCGAACTGGTCGGCCTGATCTCACTCGACAACCGACCGCTCAGCGGTGGCGCGCACATCGTCGAGGAGGTCGACGCCGCCAACCCGCACGGATCGCTCGGCCACATCACCGCCGCCTGCTTCTCGCCCGCGCTCGGCAAGTACATAGCACTTGCCCTGGTCTCCGGCGGCAAAGCGCGCCATGGCAAGCGTGCTCACATCTCCGACCCGTTGCGCAACCGCTTCGGCCCGGTGGAAATCGTCAGCCACCACTTCTTCGATCCCGAAGGGAAGCGCATGCATGGTTGA
- a CDS encoding LysR substrate-binding domain-containing protein, with amino-acid sequence MNNLAGIDLNLLVVLDALLAERHVSRAAIRLNKSQPAVSHALGRLRHLLDDPLLVRHGGALQPTMRALEIAPRLAEALERMHDLLAPSGFDPATARRSFRLAMSDYGATVVLPRLLPLLRRRAPGINLQVSQAGREAMAAQVMDGEVDIAIGVFHALDKAVRRQRLFEEDYACLADASLLGKAAGMDIAAYLQRPHALVALRADVESEIDVALAAAGHKRRIALVLPHWGVAPGLIAGTDLVLTIARRLHPAVPAASGLAAFEPPFAIPSFAFQQIWHRRRDGDAAHQWLRETIAGLFESRQRLP; translated from the coding sequence ATGAATAATCTCGCCGGCATCGACCTCAACCTCCTCGTCGTGCTCGACGCGCTTCTGGCCGAGCGCCATGTCTCGCGTGCCGCCATCCGCCTGAACAAGAGCCAGCCGGCGGTCAGCCATGCGCTTGGCCGTCTCCGCCATCTGCTCGACGATCCGCTGCTGGTCCGGCATGGCGGCGCGCTTCAGCCGACCATGCGTGCGCTGGAGATTGCGCCGCGGCTCGCCGAGGCGCTGGAACGCATGCACGATCTGCTCGCCCCGAGCGGCTTCGATCCGGCCACGGCACGCCGCAGCTTCCGCCTCGCAATGTCCGACTATGGCGCCACCGTCGTTTTGCCGCGCCTGTTGCCGCTTTTGCGCCGGCGCGCGCCAGGCATCAATCTCCAGGTCAGCCAGGCCGGCCGCGAAGCCATGGCGGCACAGGTCATGGACGGCGAGGTCGACATCGCGATCGGCGTTTTCCATGCGCTCGACAAGGCCGTCCGGCGGCAGCGGCTGTTCGAGGAGGACTATGCCTGCCTGGCCGATGCCAGTTTGCTGGGCAAAGCGGCTGGAATGGACATTGCCGCCTATCTCCAACGGCCCCATGCGCTGGTTGCGCTGCGCGCCGACGTCGAAAGCGAGATCGACGTGGCATTGGCCGCCGCTGGACACAAACGGCGCATCGCACTGGTGCTGCCGCATTGGGGCGTCGCCCCCGGGCTGATCGCCGGAACCGATCTGGTGCTCACCATCGCGCGCCGCCTGCACCCGGCAGTGCCGGCAGCAAGCGGCCTCGCTGCCTTCGAGCCGCCATTTGCGATACCGTCCTTCGCGTTCCAGCAGATCTGGCACAGGCGCCGCGACGGCGACGCCGCGCATCAATGGCTGCGCGAGACGATTGCGGGCCTGTTCGAAAGCCGACAACGCCTGCCATAG